One Fusarium oxysporum f. sp. lycopersici 4287 chromosome 8, whole genome shotgun sequence genomic region harbors:
- a CDS encoding hypothetical protein (At least one base has a quality score < 10), with protein MATSGGDQQWGCNARAYAWQDEYGDVGPKYPELELELFGDPTIRHDRVGLDFSQIESIEVQQEGPTKIDPISSFRDAGVHPAMLENIELCGYENPTPIQKFTIPSILMGHDVIGIAQTGSGKTAAYLIPILSKLMGKAKKLAAFRPNPLTFREGIDEVTAEPLVLIVVPTRELAVQIFNEARKLCYRTMLRPGVVYGGVPVKEQTLLLQKGCDVLIGTPGRLVDFIQRPKVLTLRRLRYMVIDEADELLNDDWSEELNPILSGGEQDEGNVKFSLFSATFPKAARDLAKNYLAASHVRFRVGRAGSTTANIKQIVLQAEAHEKKELLVKLLEEMHGIRTIIFVNSRQAADNLDDFLFNMHLPVTSMHSDRTQQEREAAMRAFRSGNAPILIATGVTARGIDVQNVLHVINYDMPSIDYGGIEEYTHRIGRTGRIGHRGVATSFLSERDEPMASVLTRTLLETNQEIPDFLQQYVPEGEARNNLKFEADSDFDPNDYAGAGDAWGGDAGNDAGNAATGDAWGGGGDGGNTGGGNAWGADNGGKTGAGDAWGADTAAPVAAW; from the exons ATGGCTACCAGTGGTGGTGACCAGCAGTGGGGTTGTAACGCTCGTGCCTATGCCTGGCAGGATGAGTATGGTGATGTCGGTCCCAAGTATCCCGAGCTCGAGCTCGAATTGTTTGGAGATCCCACTATTCGTCACGACCGAGTTGGACTCGACTTTTCTCA AATTGAGAGCATTGAGGTTCAGCAGGAGGGTCCGACCAAAATCGATCCCATCAGTTCCTTCAGGGACGCTGGCGTCCACCCCGCCATGCTTGAGAACATCGAGCTTTGTGGCTATGAGAACCCGACGCCCATCCAAAAATTCACTATTCCGTCTATTTTAATGGGACACGATGTCATTGGCATCGCCCAAACAG GATCTGGCAAAACTGCTGCGTACCTTATCCCCATTCTCAGCAAGCTCATgggcaaggccaagaagcttgctgCGTTTCGTCCCAACCCCTTGACGTTCCGCGAGGGTATTGACGAGGTCACTGCTGAGCCACTTGTGCTCATTGTGGTTCCCACTCGGGAGTTGGCGGTCCAAATTTTCAATGAAGCTCGTAAGCTTTGTTATCGTACCATGCTGCGTCCTGGTGTCGTCTATGGCGGTGTTCCTGTCAAGGAGCAgacccttcttctccagaaaGGATGCGATGTCCTGATCGGAACACCTGGGCGCCTGGTAGATTTTATTCAACGCCCTAAAGTCTTGACCCTACGACGCCTGCGTTACATGGTGATTGATGAGGCCGATGAACTCCTGAATGATGACTGGTCCGAGGAGCTTAACCCAATCTTGTCCGGTGGTG AACAGGATGAGGGCAACGTCAAGTTTAGCCTTTTCTCCGCCACGTTCCCCAAGGCCGCTCGCGACCTGGCCAAGAACTATCTCGCGGCTTCTCACGTCCGATTCCGCGTTGGCCGAGCCGGAAGCACTAccgccaacatcaagcaaATTGTTCTGCAGGCTGAAGCccacgagaagaaggagcttTTGGTCAAGCTGCTTGAGGAGATGCATGGTATCCGTACCATCATTTTCGTAAACAGTCGCCAGGCAGCTGACAACTTGGACGATTTCCTGTTCAACATGCATTTGCCAGTCACGTCGATGCACAGTGATCGGACCCAGCAGGAGCGAGAGGCCGCGATGCGGGCTTTCCGCTCTGGAAATGCTCCGATTCTCATTGCTACCGGAGTGACTGCCCGTGGCATTGACGTGCAGAATGTCCTGCATGTCATCAACTACGACATGCCATCTATCGACTACGGCGGCATCGAGGAGTACACTCATCGGATTG GTCGAACTGGTCGCATCGGCCATCGTGGTGTGGCCACGTCTTTCCTTTCGGAGCGTGATGAGCCGATGGCCAGTGTTCTCACCCGAACACTGCTGGAGACTAACCAGGAGATCCCTGACTTCTTGCAGCAGTATGTTCCCGAGGGTGAAGCTCGCAACAACTTGAAGTTTGAGGCCGATTCTGACTTCGACCCCAACGACTATGCTGGTGCTGGCGACGCCTGGGGAGGGGATGCCGGCAACGATGCTGGCAATGCCGCTACCGGGGATGCTTggggtggtggtggtgatggcggCAACACTGGTGGCGGTAATGCTTGGGGTGCGGACAACGGCGGTAAGACTGGTGCTGGGGATGCTTGGGGCGCTGACACTGCTGCTCCCGTTGCAGCTTGGTAA
- a CDS encoding phosphoenolpyruvate carboxykinase (At least one base has a quality score < 10): MKKGVFTVLFYEMPIKHNVLTLHSSANEGKNGDVTLFFGLSGTGKTTLSADPNRALIGDDEHCWSDNGVFNIEGGCYAKTIGLSAEKEPDIFGAIRYGSVLENVVFDPLTREVDYDDATLTENTRCAYPIEYISNAKIPCLSPNSPSNIILLTCDARGVLPPISKLDRNQTMFHFISGYTSKMAGTEDGVTEPQATFSSCFAQPFLALHPMKYAKMLADKIETHKANAWLLNTGWVGAGFAQGGKRCPLKYTRAILDAIHSGELANVEYENYEVFNLQVPKTCPNVPSELLNPSKAWTAGEDSFKTEVVKLGKLFRENFTKYESEATEDVVKAGPVV, encoded by the coding sequence atgaagaagggtgtCTTCACTGTCCTCTTCTACGAGATGCCTATCAAGCACAACGTCCTCACTCTCCACTCCTCTGCCAACGAGGGCAAGAACGGCGATGTTACACTCTTCTTCGGTCTCTCTGGAACTGGCAAGACCACTCTCTCCGCCGACCCCAACCGAGCTCTCATTGGTGACGACGAGCACTGCTGGTCCGACAACGGTGTCTTCAACATCGAGGGAGGTTGCTACGCTAAGACCATTGGCCTGTCGGCCGAGAAGGAGCCCGATATCTTTGGCGCTATCCGATACGGTTCCGTCCTCGAGAACGTCGTCTTCGACCCTCTCACCCGTGAGGTCGACTACGACGATGCCACCCTCACTGAGAACACCCGATGTGCCTACCCCATCGAGTACATTTCCAACGCCAAGATTCCTTGCCTGTCTCCCAACTCCCCCTccaacatcatcctcctcacaTGTGACGCCCGCGGTGTTCTGCCCCCTATCTCCAAGCTCGACCGCAACCAGACCATGTTCCACTTCATCTCTGGTTACACCTCCAAGATGGCCGGTACTGAGGACGGCGTCACCGAGCCCCAGGCTACCTTCTCCAGCTGCTTCGCCCAGCCATTCCTTGCTCTGCACCCCATGAAGTACGCCAAGATGCTTGCCGACAAGATCGAGACTCACAAGGCCAACGCCTGGCTCCTCAACACCGGTTGGGTTGGTGCCGGTTTCGCTCAGGGTGGCAAGCGATGCCCTCTCAAGTACACTCGTGCCATTCTCGATGCCATCCACTCTGGCGAACTTGCCAATGTCGAGTATGAGAACTATGAGGTCTTCAACCTCCAGGTTCCCAAGACCTGCCCCAACGTTCCCTCAGAGCTTCTCAACCCCTCCAAGGCTTGGACCGCTGGCGAGGACAGCTTCAAGACCGAGGTTGTCAAGCTGGGCAAGCTCTTCCGCGAGAACTTCACCAAGTACGAGAGCGAGGCTACCGAGGATGTCGTCAAGGCTGGTCCCGTTGTCtaa
- a CDS encoding hypothetical protein (At least one base has a quality score < 10), which yields MAPLVPRFHLFEIDDQTWFPAFLRARVQDGLTRAWLSNTPLQSQSPASLSAQVLIKQLNTSLPDYTYIDFCAGGGGPTPSIARTVNAYLQSQGSDPVRFILTDLHPNVEAWEQVAQKNPLLTYEHNSVDAASAPEYLVKREDGTKPFRLFNLAFHHFDDDLAKDILRDTVETSEGLAIFELQDRSFASVLAVTFLGIGAFFSAPFFALKWRSPATLIFSCLIPILPFVLMFDGYISALRTRTPEEVEALLRSCGADTSKWEVRSGSEMHLWPCGYVNWVICRPVRKG from the exons ATGGCTCCTCTCGTTCCTCGGTTCCATCTCTTTGAGATTGACGATCAAACTTG GTTTCCCGCCTTTCTTCGTGCTCGCGTCCAAGATGGCCTTACACGCGCCTGGCTCTCCAACACGCCTCTCCAATCCCAATCTCCCGCGAGTCTCAGCGCCCAAGTCTTgatcaagcagctcaacaCGTCTCTACCCGATTATACTTATATCGATTTCTGTGCTGGCGGTGGTGGACCCACGCCATCGATAGCTCGTACCGTCAACGCGTACCTTCAGTCTCAAGGATCGGACCCTGTTCGCTTTATCCTTACAGACTTGCACCCAAATGTCGAGGCATGGGAACAAGTTGCACAGAAGAATCCGCTGTTGACGTACGAGCACAACTCTGTCGATGCGGCGTCTGCTCCGGAGTATCTTGTCAAGAGGGAAGATGGAACGAAGCCTTTCAGACTATTCAACCTGGCGTTTCATCACTTTGACGACGACTTGGCCAAGGATATTCTGCGAGATACTGTCGAGACGAGCGAGGGTCTTGCTATCTTTGAGCTACAGGATCGTTCCTTTGCGAGCGTGTTGGCGGTTACCTTCTTGGGCATTGGCGCATTCTTCAGTGCTCCGTTCTTCGCGCTCAAGTGGCGATCACCTGCAACACTTATCTTCTCGTGCTTGATCCCTATTCTACCGTTCGTTCTCATGTTTGATGGATATATCTCAGCGCTGCGAACAAGAACACCCGAAGAAGTTGAGGCTTTGTTGCGGTCTTGTGGTGCAGACACGAGCAAATGGGAGGTCAGGAGTGGTAGTGAGATGCACCTCTGGCCGTGCGGATATGTCAATTGGGTCATCTGTAGACCTGTTCGTAAAGGCTGA
- a CDS encoding casein kinase II subunit beta-1 produces MSTSSGVPESWISSFCSLLGHEYFAEVSEEFIEDDFNLTGLQSQVAMYKEALEMILDVEPEDDEEEEEEEEEEDENESDPERLTRAASERRHHRMASDLSVIESSAEMLYGLIHQRFICSRAGIQQMSEKYELGHFGCCPRTNCDQARTLPVGLSDIPGEDTVKLFCPSCLDVYVPPNSRFQTVDGAFFGRTFGSLFLLTFPEYDLTKRGIEVLSSTSSRVNEGDGLINGMYAKNIGPGLGRERIYEPRIYGFRVSERARSGPRMQWLRERPTDINELDEARLYAEQNPDSEDDDENSGQAGVNGRVMVRRRPPGNARLRQRQNNNGSPMALSTNGAESEL; encoded by the exons ATGTCGACCTCTTCGGGCGTCCCCGAGTCCTGGATATCCAGTTTCTGCTCTCTGCTCGGCCATGAATACTTTGCCGAAGTCTCGGAGGAGTTTATCGAGGATGACTTCAACCTGACTGGTCTGCAGTCCCAGGTTGCCATGTACAAGGAAGCATTGGAG ATGATCCTGGATGTGGAACCagaggacgacgaggaagaggaggaagaagaggaggaagaggacgagaacGAGTCAGACCCAGAACGCTTGACCAGAGCAGCCAGCGAGCGGAGGCATCACCGCATGGCCAGCGACTTGTCCGTCATCGAATCCTCTGCCGAGATGCTGTACGGCCTCATCCACCAACGCTTTATCTGCTCCAGGGCCGGCATCCAGCAGATGAGTGAAAAGTACGAACTGGGCCATTTTGGTTGCTGTCCCAGGACAAACTGTGACCAAGCTCGCACTCTACCCGTTGGCCTCTCCGATATCCCTGGCGAGGACACggtcaagctcttctgccCATCATGTTTAGACGTTTACGTCCCGCCCAACAGCCGTTTCCAAACCGTTGACGGCGCCTTCTTTGGTCGTACTTTCGGctctctctttctccttACTTTCCCAGAATATGACCTTACTAAGCGTGGTATCGAAGTGCTGTCATCCACGAGCTCCCGTGTTAACGAAGGCGATGGCCTCATCAACGGCATGTACGCAAAGAATATTGGCCCTGGTCTAGGCCGTGAGCGTATATACGAGCCTCGCATTTATGGTTTCCGCGTTTCTGAGAGAGCCCGTTCTGGCCCCAGGATGCAGTGGCTCCGTGAACGCCCCACAGATATTAACGAGCTCGACGAAGCCCGTCTCTATGCAGAACAGAACCCTGACTcggaggatgacgacgagaacAGCGGTCAAGCTGGTGTTAATGGCAGAGTTATGGTTCGTCGACGCCCTCCTGGAAACGCTCGCCTTCGCCAGAGACAGAACAACAATGGTAGCCCCATGGCTCTGTCCACTAATGGAGCTGAATCCGAGTTGTAG
- a CDS encoding hypothetical protein (At least one base has a quality score < 10) produces MDAPHEKDDQDINQAQPEQQGQLEQEQQEQEHDPSSASLPTYTSYPPPPQSSTASSSTFRPMGQDLPNLRTSPSDATPTRTTRAVSSAAPSEQNSIANSDPPFSPWSVGSDKQLGYHSAASDISGDRVFPIRSVISVDPNPSKIASDDYFPALPERDGRSIPVHVPGAPRADTGPDLRRSDTVPANYHSRAHSERIDALMRRKNTMSGPMSSIQLDANRHGSSTTPLQLDISTSDNETETEESGPMGHSAPAAAASGHEPDVSSAGQSSADVPLVTSRFTHVVTDDGHAVITGRDGVLQRCEDEPIHTPGAIQTFGALVALREENDGCFVARYISENSERMLGYTPKQLFQLKNFLDILTEEQQDNLLDHIDFIRDEDADPAVNGPEVFSLSIRSPKRKSTKLWCAIHINPAHPDLIICEFELDDDAEYPLRPVDELTPDTPHDTLQSNPTLEEIEDSTEVLSKPLRILRSARKRRGEQGAMQVFDIMSQVQEQLSSAPNLEAFLKILVGIVKELTGFHRVMIYQFDSSFNGKVVTELVDTSMTRDLYKGLHFPASDIPRQARDLYKLNKVRLLYDRDQDTSRIVCRTKEDLDVPLDMSHSYLRAMSPIHIKYLKNMAVRSSMSISINAFNELWGLISCHSYGNHGMRVSFPIRKMCRLVGDTASRNIERLSYASRLQARKLINTAPTDKNPSGYIIASSEDLLKLFDADFGLLSIKGETKIMGLVEQSQEALAMLEYLRMRQLTSVVASQDVKEDFPDLRYPPGFQVVAGLLYVPLSVGGNDFIVFFRKGQIKEVKWAGNPYEKFVREGTAGYLEPRKSFKTWHETVVGKCREWNEEQVETAAVLCLVYGKFIEVWRQKEMALQNSKLTRLLLANSAHEVRTPLNAIINYLEIALEGSLDQETRDNLARSHSASKSLIYVINDLLDLTKTEEGQNLVKDEVFDLASCIREATGPFLNDAKRKGIHYTVVQHPGLPRFVHGDERRIRQALSNVTANAVAHTHSGHVKVEVFVSEVKDRQAVVDFVIEDSGIGMSASQLDTLFRDLEQVSSEEAPMSGTKLEEMPREMRTLGLGLAVVARIVRNMDGQLRLKSEVGQGSRFVVQLAFLLSNECPSSQGNENVPTSGSTNKSTNSADSANTATSAPLSLTAAPEGEITLVDRVSSMTSTVEGGDASMKQGSRASQRSMSSCGSHGSHQSDADRLIDAISTPLSLNDKEGGEYPLPGSVNSGGGSMRPTSRGAISLSGRPVSPPRSPVATKPHSEPGSAGVVDSKTPIRAVKIPDEYSDMPQRPQPSEHSRVLFEMKGNDRPVTKAATESVTSGGTQMTEPQHLEVLVAEDDPINMKILRKRLERVGHGVHHTVNGEDCAAAYRERSKEFDVVLMDMQMPIVDGLTSTKMIRSMEASAEHQGHSSLANSNYRIPIFAVSASLVEREKQTYVDAGF; encoded by the exons ATGGATGCGCCTCACGAGAAGGACGACCAGGACATCAACCAAGCTCAGCCTGAGCAGCAAGGGCAGCTGGAGCAGGAACAACAGGAGCAGGAACACGACCCCTCGTCTGCGTCTCTTCCAACCTATACTTCTTACCCCCCTCCACCTCAGTCTTcgacagcatcttcatcgaCATTTAGGCCCATGGGCCAAGACTTACCAAATTTGCGAACAAGTCCTTCCGACGCAACTCCGACACGCACGACCCGAGCTGTCTCATCTGCTGCTCCTAGCGAGCAGAATAGTATTGCAAACTCGGATCCGCCGTTTTCTCCTTGGAGTGTTGGATCAGATAAGCAATTGGGATATCACTCTGCTGCTTCAGATATTTCTGGAGATCGAGTCTTTCCTATACGATCCGTCATAAGCGTCGACCCCAACCCCAGTAAGATTGCCAGTGACGATTATTTTCCGGCCTTGCCTGAGCGCGATGGTCGAAGCATTCCTGTCCATGTCCCAGGTGCTCCCCGAGCTGACACGGGGCCAGATCTGAGACGGTCAGACACCGTTCCAGCTAATTACCATTCACGAGCCCATAGTGAGCGCATCGATGCCCTTATGCGGAGGAAGAACACTATGAGCGGCCCAATGTCCAGCATTCAACTAGACGCAAACCGCCATGGAAGCAGTACAACACCACTTCAGCTCGATATCTCCACTTCCGACAatgaaactgaaacagaagaaTCCGGACCAATGGGTCACAGCGCACctgcagctgcagcctcTGGACACGAGCCCGATGTGTCTTCTGCGGGACAGTCGAGTGCTGACGTCCCCCTTGTCACATCTCGCTTCACTCATGTTGTGACCGATGATGGCCACGCAGTTATCACAGGCCGCGATGGTGTCCTTCAGCGCTGCGAAGATGAACCGATTCATACTCCTGGTGCGATTCAAACATTCGGTGCTCTCGTTGCGCTCCGTGAAGAGAATGATGGCTGCTTCGTCGCTCGATACATTAGCGAAAACTCTGAGCGAATGCTGGGCTACACGCCCAAGCAACTATTTCAACTCAAAAACTTTTTAGACATCTTGACGGAGGAACAGCAGGATAATCTTCTTGACCACATCGATTTCATTCGTGACGAAGATGCGGATCCAGCTGTTAACGGGCCTGAAGTTTTTAGTTTGTCGATTCGGTCCCCTAAGCGCAAGAGCACAAAACTCTGGTGTGCCATTCACATAAACCCGGCACATCCTGATTTAATCATTTGCGAATTCGAACTAGACGATGACGCTGAATATCCTCTACGACCAGTTGATGAGTTGACCCCCGATACCCCACACGACACCCTCCAGTCAAATCCAACACTGGAAGAAATCGAAGACAGCACAGAGGTCCTCAGCAAACCCCTGAGAATATTGAGGAGTGCGAGAAAGAGACGGGGCGAGCAAGGCGCCATGCAAGTCTTTGATATCATGTCCCAGGTTCAAGAGCAACTCTCTTCAGCTCCCAACTTGGAAGCGTTCCTGAAAATCCTGGTGGGCATAGTCAAGGAATTGACTGGCTTCCACCGTGTCATGATTTACCAGTTCGACTCTTCCTTCAACGGCAAGGTCGTAACAGAACTTGTCGACACATCAATGACGAGAGATCTGTATAAAGGCCTCCACTTTCCCGCATCAGACATTCCACGACAAGCTCGCGATTTATACAAACTCAACAAGGTCAGATTGCTTTACGACCGAGATCAAGACACCTCCAGAATAGTTTGCAGGACTAAGGAAGATCTGGACGTTCCTCTGGACATGAGTCATTCCTACTTGCGAGCCATGTCCCCTATCCATATCAAGTATCTCAAAAACATGGCAGTGAGATCGTCCATGTCGATATCAATTAATGCTTTTAATGAGCTATGGGGCCTTATTTCTTGCCACTCGTATGGTAATCACGGCATGCGAGTGTCTTTTCCAATTCGGAAGATGTGTCGACTGGTTGGTGACACCGCGTCCAGGAACATTGAGAGGCTATCTTACGCCTCACGGCTACAGGCTCGCAAGTTGATCAACACTGCACCTACAGACAAGAACCCCTCTGGATATATTATTGCGTCTTCAGAGGATCTTTTGAAGCTGTTCGATGCAGATTTTGGGCTGCTATCTATCAAGGGCGAGACCAAAATCATGGGACTTGTCGAACAAAGCCAGGAAGCCCTTGCGATGCTGGAATACCTACGAATGCGACAACTTACCTCTGTTGTTGCATCGCAGGACGTTAAAGAAGACTTTCCCGACCTACGATATCCACCTGGTTTCCAAGTTGTAGCCGGTCTACTCTACGTACCCCTCAGCGTTGGCGGCAACgacttcatcgtcttcttccgGAAGGGCCAGATCAAAGAAGTCAAGTGGGCCGGCAACCCCTACGAAAAGTTTGTTCGAGAGGGCACTGCCGGCTACTTGGAGCCAAGAAAGAGCTTCAAGACCTGGCATGAAACTGTTGTCGGCAAATGCCGAGAATGGAATGAAGAACAGGTCGAGACTGCAGCCGTGCTCTGTCTCGTCTACGGTAAATTCATCGAGGTCTGGAGGCAAAAAGAAATGGCTCTTCAAAACAGCAAGTTAACCCGATTATTGCTTGCTAATTCTGCCCATGAGGTCCGGACACCTCTTAATGCCATTATCAACTACCTGGAAATCGCCCTGGAGGGCAGTCTCGATCAAGAAACCCGTGATAACCTGGCGAGATCTCATTCCGCCTCCAAGTCTTTGATCTATGTCATCAACGACTTGTTAGACTTGACTAAGACTGAAGAAGGACAGAACTTGGTCAAGGATGAGGTTTTTGATCTTGCCAGCTGCATTAGAGAAGCGACAGGTCCATTCCTGAATGATGCTAAACGAAAAGGAATTCATTACACCGTTGTTCAACATCCTGGGCTTCCGCGATTCGTACATGGCGATGAACGACGAATTCGCCAAGCACTCTCTAATGTCACTGCGAACGCTGTGGCCCATACTCACAGCGGCCACGTTAAGGTGGAAGTCTTTGTGTCAGAAGTCAAAGATCGACAGGCAGTGGTGGATTTTGTCATTGAGGACTCTGGTATTGGCATGAGTGCCAGCCAATTGGATACCTTGTTCCGTGACCTCGAACAGGTCAGCTCAGAGGAAGCACCTATGTCGGGCACGAAGCTGGAGGAGATGCCTCGCGAAATGCGAACATTGggacttggtcttgctgttgttgccCGCATTGTTCGAAACATGGATGGACAGCTTCGCCTAAAGTCGGAGGTTGGCCAAGGCTCAAGATTCGTGGTTCAACTTGCATTCCTCCTTTCCAATGAGTGTCCAAGCTCACAAGGAAACGAAAACGTCCCGACGAGTGGCTCAACAAACAAGTCGACAAACAGTGCAGATTCCGCAAACACTGCAACATCTGCCCCACTGTCTCTGACAGCCGCTCCAGAGGGAGAGATTACACTCGTTGACAGGGTTAGCTCCATGACTTCTACTGTCGAAGGAGGCGATGCATCAATGAAACAAGGAAGCCGAGCAAGCCAACGAAGTATGAGTAGCTGTGGCAGCCATGGTAGTCATCAAAGTGACGCCGATCGACTCATTGATGCGATCTCAACGCCACTATCTCTGAACGACAAGGAAGGCGGTGAGTATCCTCTTCCTGGTAGTGTGAATTCAGGAGGAGGCTCCATGCGGCCCACGTCCCGCGGAGCTATCAGCCTCAGTGGCCGACCTGTGAGTCCTCCCAGGAGCCCTGTGGCAACCAAACCACATAGCGAGCCCGGAAGCGCAGGGGTGGTGGATTCAAAAACTCCGATTCGTGCTGTCAAGATTCCAGACGAGTACAGCGATATGCCCCAAAGACCACAGCCCAGCGAACATTCCCGTGTTCTCTTTGAGATGAAGGGAAACGATCGCCCCGTAACAAAGGCCGCTACAGAGAGCGTCACAAGTGGAGGAACTCAGATGACTGAGCCACAACATCTGGAGGTCCTTGTGGCCGAAGACGACCCAATCAACATGAAGATTTTGAGGAAACGTTTGGAGCGAGTCGGCCATGGCGTGCATCATACTGTCAACGGTGAAGACTGTGCTGCAGCATATCGCGAAAGATCAAAGGAGTTTGACGTCGTCTTAATGGATATGCAA ATGCCAATTGTCGATGGACTCACAAGTACGAAAATGATCAGGTCAATGGAGGCATCCGCGGAGCATCAAGGCCATTCGTCGTTGGCTAACTCAAATTATCGCATCCCAATTTTCGCTGTTTCGGCTTCTCTCGTTGAGCGCGAGAAGCAGACTTACGTCGATGCCGGCTTTTGA